From Hymenobacter sediminicola:
AATTCAGGCACAGCGGCAGCGCAGCTGTATAGCCAGCTTGCTGGGCGGCCCGGTGGTGCAGCTCGGCGAAGGATACGTACTGCGCCGGCGCGCCACCCAGGATGGCAATGGTCAGGCCCAACCCCAGCGAGCCAGTCCGGGCAGCCGAAGCCGGTGTGCCACCAACCCCAATCCAGATAGGAAGTTTGGGCTGCAAAGGGCGTGGGTATACGCCTTTGCCCGCAATGCTCGGCCGGAGCTTGCCCTGCCAGGTAATTACCTCCTGCTCGTTGAGTTGCAGCAACAGGCCCAGTTTCTCGGTGAACAGGGCGTCATAGTCGCTTAGGTCCTGCCCAAACAGCGGAAACGACTCAATAAAGGAGCCACGGCCCGCAATTATTTCGGCCCGTCCATTTGAAATCAGGTCCAGTGTAGCAAAGTTCTGGAAGGTCCGTACAGGGTCAGTGGAGCTGAGTACCGTCACAGCGCTGCTGAGTCGCACGCGGCTGGTAACGGCCGCCACAGCCGCCAGCACCATTTCCGGCGACGATACTACATAGTCGGCCCGGTGATGTTCCCCGATGGCCACAACATCCAACCCAGCCTCATCGGCGCGGCGGCCCAATGCCACAAGCTCCTGGGTGCGTTGGGCTGCCGCTGTGTCGCCGCCTGCTACATGGGCCGGTGTTACTTCACCAAAAGAGCTGATGCCAAGTTCCATAATAAGTCGAATGAGGTAGGTACATGAATTGACCCGATAACGCGGCTACCCGGCAAATAGTTTGAACGCCATCAGGCCTCACTTCTTCCTAAGGCCACCAAGTAAGCGCGAGTATGCTCGGCTACCGGCGCTCTGCTACACTGTTCCGGCACCAAACGCAGTACAAGCCAGCCGGTGGCCGTGACGCTCGCAATTACATCTACGGTCAGGCTGGAATAGATACTGCGGCAGCCAGTATCTTGTTTTCTGTACGCGAGCTATCAGTTTACACTTGCTAAAGCGTATGAGCAGCTGCGAATATCCTAGTATTGACGTCCACAGATGTTTCAGGCAGCTTGCCACGCCATCAAAATCCGGATATTTGCCTCGCCTATGCCCACTGTTCCGCTGTCCGTCGTCATCATCACCTTCAACGAAGAAGCTAATATTGCCCGCTGCCTGGAAGCAGTGCGCAGTATTGCCGATGATGTTGTAGTAGTCGACAGCTTCTCTACGGACCGGACTGTAGCTATCTGCGAGGAATTGGGTGCCCGGGTAGTGCAACACGCTTTTGAAGGCTATGTACAGCAAAAAAACTTCGCCACCGCCCAGGCCCACTACGATCATGTGCTACAGCTAGATGCCGACGAAGTCCTGACCGAAGAGCTACGCCAGAGCATCTTGGCCGCTAAAAACAATTGGCAAGGTGCCGGCTATACCCTAGCCCGCCTCACCAACTACTGTGGCTCCTGGGTGCGCCACGGCGGCTGGTATCCCGACCGTAAACTGCGCCTCTATGACCGGCGCCGTGGCCAGTGGGAGGGATTGTTGTTGCACGAGCGGTATGAAATGCAACCCGGGCAGGTCATCGGGGCTCTTCAGGGCGACGCCCTGCACTATTCCTACTACTCCATTGCCCAGCACGTCAGTCAGCTCAACCGTTTTACCAGCATTGCAGCCGACGAATTGTGGCTACGCAATAAACGGCGCGTGACGTGGTTCCATTTATTGCTCAAGCCGTGGTGGAAATTCGTTCATGGCTACTTTCTGCGGCTTGGATTTCTGGATGGATTTGCCGGCCTGAGCATCGCCCTGATTTCGGCCGTGGGGGTGTTTCTTAAATTTGCCAAGCTTAAAACCCGTTCAGCTGC
This genomic window contains:
- a CDS encoding LLM class flavin-dependent oxidoreductase produces the protein MELGISSFGEVTPAHVAGGDTAAAQRTQELVALGRRADEAGLDVVAIGEHHRADYVVSSPEMVLAAVAAVTSRVRLSSAVTVLSSTDPVRTFQNFATLDLISNGRAEIIAGRGSFIESFPLFGQDLSDYDALFTEKLGLLLQLNEQEVITWQGKLRPSIAGKGVYPRPLQPKLPIWIGVGGTPASAARTGSLGLGLTIAILGGAPAQYVSFAELHHRAAQQAGYTAALPLCLNCHFHIAENSRQAADEFFPAYSSVMNRIGRERGWPPMTRQQFDYLRGPQGPLFVGTPQEITDKLVYLHGLFQNTRFIGQLMLEGMPHEAVLRSTELFGQVVAPAVRARLGVAVPAE
- a CDS encoding glycosyltransferase family 2 protein: MPTVPLSVVIITFNEEANIARCLEAVRSIADDVVVVDSFSTDRTVAICEELGARVVQHAFEGYVQQKNFATAQAHYDHVLQLDADEVLTEELRQSILAAKNNWQGAGYTLARLTNYCGSWVRHGGWYPDRKLRLYDRRRGQWEGLLLHERYEMQPGQVIGALQGDALHYSYYSIAQHVSQLNRFTSIAADELWLRNKRRVTWFHLLLKPWWKFVHGYFLRLGFLDGFAGLSIALISAVGVFLKFAKLKTRSAAAE